In one window of Nicotiana tabacum cultivar K326 chromosome 12, ASM71507v2, whole genome shotgun sequence DNA:
- the LOC107797064 gene encoding xylulose kinase 2 isoform X5, with protein MEDCSLPQDSLFLGFDCSTQSLKATVLDANLNIVISELVNYDTELPHYNTKGGVFRDPFVNGRIVSPTLMWVEALDLILHRLEKSNVDFGKIAAVSGSAQQHGSVYWKNGSFKILSSLDPKKQLVDQFHDSFSIKESPVWMDCSTTEQCKAIEEAVGGGLELARLTGSRAHERYVGPQIRKIFETQPEIYQNTERISLVSSFMASLLIGGYACIDQTDGAGMNLMDIEHRTWSKIALEATAPGLEVKLGKLTPAYAVAGSIVSYYVERYHFNKKCVVVQWSGDNPNSLAGLTLNAYGDLAISLGTSDTVFGIATDHRPSLDGHVFPNPVDTKGFMVMLVYKNGSLTREDIRDLYADGSWEAFNMFLQQTPPLNDGKIGFYYKEHEILPPLPVGFHRYILDNFIGDSADGVVERETEEFDPPSEVRALIEGQLLSMRAHAERLGMPSPPKRIIATGGASANDHILRIIASIFGCNVYIVQKPVDKEKVALQQTQLPLELP; from the exons ATGGAAGATTGCTCTCTCCCCCAGGACTCATTGTTTCTTGGTTTTGACTGTTCCACTCA GTCACTGAAGGCAACTGTGTTAGATGCTAATCTTAACATAGTTATATCAGAACTTGTGAATTATGATACTGAATTGCCTCACTACAATACAAAAGGTGGAGTATTTCGAGACCCATTCGTTAATGGCAGAATTGTATCACCAACATTAATGTGGGTTGAAGCACTAGACCTCATTCTCCACAGACTTGAAAAGTCAAATGTTGACTTTGGAAAAATTGCAGCTGTCTCTGGTAGTGCTCAGCAACATGGTAGTGTTTATTGGAAGAATGGGAGTTTTAAGATATTATcatcattggatcctaaaaaacAACTTGTGGATCAATTTCATGATTCTTTTTCGATCAAGGAATCGCCCGTATGGATGGACTGTAGCACCACAGAACAATGCAAAGCTATTGAAGAAGCTGTTGGTGGTGGTTTGGAGTTGGCGAGACTTACTGGTTCTCGTGCACATGAAAGATATGTCGGTCCTCAAATTCGCAAGATCTTTGAAACACAGCCTGAAATTTATCAGAATACAGAGAGGATATCGCTAGTTAGTTCTTTTATGGCGTCGCTCCTTATTGGGGGCTATGCTTGCATTGATCAAACTGATGGGGCGGGAATGAATCTCATGGACATTGAGCACAGAACTTGGTCCAAGATAGCTCTGGAG GCTACTGCACCTGGTTTAGAGGTGAAACTTGGGAAGTTAACTCCCGCTTATGCTGTTGCTGGTTCTATTGTCTCCTATTACGTTGAGAG GTACCACTTCAACAAAAAATGTGTAGTAGTTCAATGGTCTGGAGACAACCCTAACAGCTTAGCAG GTTTGACCCTCAACGCTTATGGAGATCTGGCAATCAGTCTTGGCACAAGTGACACT GTCTTCGGGATTGCCACTGACCATAGACCTAGTCTAGACGGACATGTATTTCCTAATCCGGTCGATACCAAAGGCTTCATGGTAATGTTGGTCTACAAGAATGGGTCTTTGACTCGTGAAG ATATACGTGATCTCTATGCAGATGGATCTTGGGAGGCTTTCAATATGTTTCTACAGCAAACTCCACCTCTGAATG ATGGAAAGATCGGCTTTTATTACAAAGAGCATGAAATACTTCCTCCTCTTCCAG TTGGTTTCCACCGCTACATTCTTGATAATTTCATTGGTGACTCCGCGGATGGAGTAGTAGAACGCGAAACAGAGGAGTTTGATCCGCCTTCAGAG GTTCGAGCATTAATTGAGGGGCAGTTGCTCTCCATGCGAGCTCATGCTGAGAGACTTGGAATGCCTTCTCCACCAAAGAGGATTATTGCAACTGGAGGAGCCTCCGCAAATGATCACATACTGAGAATCATTGCTTCCATTTTTGGGTGCAACGTCTATATAGTCCAAAAGCCAG TTGACAAAGAAAAGGTTGCACTTCAACAGACTCAGCTTCCCTTGGAGCTGCCTTGA
- the LOC107797064 gene encoding xylulose kinase 2 isoform X2, producing the protein MEDCSLPQDSLFLGFDCSTQSLKATVLDANLNIVISELVNYDTELPHYNTKGGVFRDPFVNGRIVSPTLMWVEALDLILHRLEKSNVDFGKIAAVSGSAQQHGSVYWKNGSFKILSSLDPKKQLVDQFHDSFSIKESPVWMDCSTTEQCKAIEEAVGGGLELARLTGSRAHERYVGPQIRKIFETQPEIYQNTERISLVSSFMASLLIGGYACIDQTDGAGMNLMDIEHRTWSKIALEATAPGLEVKLGKLTPAYAVAGSIVSYYVERYHFNKKCVVVQWSGDNPNSLAGLTLNAYGDLAISLGTSDTVFGIATDHRPSLDGHVFPNPVDTKGFMVMLVYKNGSLTREDGSWEAFNMFLQQTPPLNDGKIGFYYKEHEILPPLPVGFHRYILDNFIGDSADGVVERETEEFDPPSEVRALIEGQLLSMRAHAERLGMPSPPKRIIATGGASANDHILRIIASIFGCNVYIVQKPDSASLGAALRAAHGWLCNKKGKFVPISNMYFGKLEKTSLSCKLAVPAGDQDLVDRYTLLMKKRLEIENRLIQRLGRW; encoded by the exons ATGGAAGATTGCTCTCTCCCCCAGGACTCATTGTTTCTTGGTTTTGACTGTTCCACTCA GTCACTGAAGGCAACTGTGTTAGATGCTAATCTTAACATAGTTATATCAGAACTTGTGAATTATGATACTGAATTGCCTCACTACAATACAAAAGGTGGAGTATTTCGAGACCCATTCGTTAATGGCAGAATTGTATCACCAACATTAATGTGGGTTGAAGCACTAGACCTCATTCTCCACAGACTTGAAAAGTCAAATGTTGACTTTGGAAAAATTGCAGCTGTCTCTGGTAGTGCTCAGCAACATGGTAGTGTTTATTGGAAGAATGGGAGTTTTAAGATATTATcatcattggatcctaaaaaacAACTTGTGGATCAATTTCATGATTCTTTTTCGATCAAGGAATCGCCCGTATGGATGGACTGTAGCACCACAGAACAATGCAAAGCTATTGAAGAAGCTGTTGGTGGTGGTTTGGAGTTGGCGAGACTTACTGGTTCTCGTGCACATGAAAGATATGTCGGTCCTCAAATTCGCAAGATCTTTGAAACACAGCCTGAAATTTATCAGAATACAGAGAGGATATCGCTAGTTAGTTCTTTTATGGCGTCGCTCCTTATTGGGGGCTATGCTTGCATTGATCAAACTGATGGGGCGGGAATGAATCTCATGGACATTGAGCACAGAACTTGGTCCAAGATAGCTCTGGAG GCTACTGCACCTGGTTTAGAGGTGAAACTTGGGAAGTTAACTCCCGCTTATGCTGTTGCTGGTTCTATTGTCTCCTATTACGTTGAGAG GTACCACTTCAACAAAAAATGTGTAGTAGTTCAATGGTCTGGAGACAACCCTAACAGCTTAGCAG GTTTGACCCTCAACGCTTATGGAGATCTGGCAATCAGTCTTGGCACAAGTGACACT GTCTTCGGGATTGCCACTGACCATAGACCTAGTCTAGACGGACATGTATTTCCTAATCCGGTCGATACCAAAGGCTTCATGGTAATGTTGGTCTACAAGAATGGGTCTTTGACTCGTGAAG ATGGATCTTGGGAGGCTTTCAATATGTTTCTACAGCAAACTCCACCTCTGAATG ATGGAAAGATCGGCTTTTATTACAAAGAGCATGAAATACTTCCTCCTCTTCCAG TTGGTTTCCACCGCTACATTCTTGATAATTTCATTGGTGACTCCGCGGATGGAGTAGTAGAACGCGAAACAGAGGAGTTTGATCCGCCTTCAGAG GTTCGAGCATTAATTGAGGGGCAGTTGCTCTCCATGCGAGCTCATGCTGAGAGACTTGGAATGCCTTCTCCACCAAAGAGGATTATTGCAACTGGAGGAGCCTCCGCAAATGATCACATACTGAGAATCATTGCTTCCATTTTTGGGTGCAACGTCTATATAGTCCAAAAGCCAG ACTCAGCTTCCCTTGGAGCTGCCTTGAGAGCTGCTCATGGTTGGTTATGCAACAAGAAGGGAAAATTTGTGCCCATCTCTAATATGTATTTCGGGAAATTGGAGAAAACATCCCTAAGCTGCAAGCTTGCGGTGCCTGCTGGAGATCAAGATCTTGTTGACAGATATACTTTGTTGATGAAGAAGAGATTGGAAATTGAGAATCGTCTAATCCAAAGATTGGGACGTTGGTAA
- the LOC107797064 gene encoding xylulose kinase 2 isoform X1, producing MEDCSLPQDSLFLGFDCSTQSLKATVLDANLNIVISELVNYDTELPHYNTKGGVFRDPFVNGRIVSPTLMWVEALDLILHRLEKSNVDFGKIAAVSGSAQQHGSVYWKNGSFKILSSLDPKKQLVDQFHDSFSIKESPVWMDCSTTEQCKAIEEAVGGGLELARLTGSRAHERYVGPQIRKIFETQPEIYQNTERISLVSSFMASLLIGGYACIDQTDGAGMNLMDIEHRTWSKIALEATAPGLEVKLGKLTPAYAVAGSIVSYYVERYHFNKKCVVVQWSGDNPNSLAGLTLNAYGDLAISLGTSDTVFGIATDHRPSLDGHVFPNPVDTKGFMVMLVYKNGSLTREDIRDLYADGSWEAFNMFLQQTPPLNDGKIGFYYKEHEILPPLPVGFHRYILDNFIGDSADGVVERETEEFDPPSEVRALIEGQLLSMRAHAERLGMPSPPKRIIATGGASANDHILRIIASIFGCNVYIVQKPDSASLGAALRAAHGWLCNKKGKFVPISNMYFGKLEKTSLSCKLAVPAGDQDLVDRYTLLMKKRLEIENRLIQRLGRW from the exons ATGGAAGATTGCTCTCTCCCCCAGGACTCATTGTTTCTTGGTTTTGACTGTTCCACTCA GTCACTGAAGGCAACTGTGTTAGATGCTAATCTTAACATAGTTATATCAGAACTTGTGAATTATGATACTGAATTGCCTCACTACAATACAAAAGGTGGAGTATTTCGAGACCCATTCGTTAATGGCAGAATTGTATCACCAACATTAATGTGGGTTGAAGCACTAGACCTCATTCTCCACAGACTTGAAAAGTCAAATGTTGACTTTGGAAAAATTGCAGCTGTCTCTGGTAGTGCTCAGCAACATGGTAGTGTTTATTGGAAGAATGGGAGTTTTAAGATATTATcatcattggatcctaaaaaacAACTTGTGGATCAATTTCATGATTCTTTTTCGATCAAGGAATCGCCCGTATGGATGGACTGTAGCACCACAGAACAATGCAAAGCTATTGAAGAAGCTGTTGGTGGTGGTTTGGAGTTGGCGAGACTTACTGGTTCTCGTGCACATGAAAGATATGTCGGTCCTCAAATTCGCAAGATCTTTGAAACACAGCCTGAAATTTATCAGAATACAGAGAGGATATCGCTAGTTAGTTCTTTTATGGCGTCGCTCCTTATTGGGGGCTATGCTTGCATTGATCAAACTGATGGGGCGGGAATGAATCTCATGGACATTGAGCACAGAACTTGGTCCAAGATAGCTCTGGAG GCTACTGCACCTGGTTTAGAGGTGAAACTTGGGAAGTTAACTCCCGCTTATGCTGTTGCTGGTTCTATTGTCTCCTATTACGTTGAGAG GTACCACTTCAACAAAAAATGTGTAGTAGTTCAATGGTCTGGAGACAACCCTAACAGCTTAGCAG GTTTGACCCTCAACGCTTATGGAGATCTGGCAATCAGTCTTGGCACAAGTGACACT GTCTTCGGGATTGCCACTGACCATAGACCTAGTCTAGACGGACATGTATTTCCTAATCCGGTCGATACCAAAGGCTTCATGGTAATGTTGGTCTACAAGAATGGGTCTTTGACTCGTGAAG ATATACGTGATCTCTATGCAGATGGATCTTGGGAGGCTTTCAATATGTTTCTACAGCAAACTCCACCTCTGAATG ATGGAAAGATCGGCTTTTATTACAAAGAGCATGAAATACTTCCTCCTCTTCCAG TTGGTTTCCACCGCTACATTCTTGATAATTTCATTGGTGACTCCGCGGATGGAGTAGTAGAACGCGAAACAGAGGAGTTTGATCCGCCTTCAGAG GTTCGAGCATTAATTGAGGGGCAGTTGCTCTCCATGCGAGCTCATGCTGAGAGACTTGGAATGCCTTCTCCACCAAAGAGGATTATTGCAACTGGAGGAGCCTCCGCAAATGATCACATACTGAGAATCATTGCTTCCATTTTTGGGTGCAACGTCTATATAGTCCAAAAGCCAG ACTCAGCTTCCCTTGGAGCTGCCTTGAGAGCTGCTCATGGTTGGTTATGCAACAAGAAGGGAAAATTTGTGCCCATCTCTAATATGTATTTCGGGAAATTGGAGAAAACATCCCTAAGCTGCAAGCTTGCGGTGCCTGCTGGAGATCAAGATCTTGTTGACAGATATACTTTGTTGATGAAGAAGAGATTGGAAATTGAGAATCGTCTAATCCAAAGATTGGGACGTTGGTAA
- the LOC107797064 gene encoding xylulose kinase 2 isoform X4, translating into MEDCSLPQDSLFLGFDCSTQSLKATVLDANLNIVISELVNYDTELPHYNTKGGVFRDPFVNGRIVSPTLMWVEALDLILHRLEKSNVDFGKIAAVSGSAQQHGSVYWKNGSFKILSSLDPKKQLVDQFHDSFSIKESPVWMDCSTTEQCKAIEEAVGGGLELARLTGSRAHERYVGPQIRKIFETQPEIYQNTERISLVSSFMASLLIGGYACIDQTDGAGMNLMDIEHRTWSKIALEATAPGLEVKLGKLTPAYAVAGSIVSYYVERYHFNKKCVVVQWSGDNPNSLAGLTLNAYGDLAISLGTSDTVFGIATDHRPSLDGHVFPNPVDTKGFMVMLVYKNGSLTREDGSWEAFNMFLQQTPPLNVGFHRYILDNFIGDSADGVVERETEEFDPPSEVRALIEGQLLSMRAHAERLGMPSPPKRIIATGGASANDHILRIIASIFGCNVYIVQKPDSASLGAALRAAHGWLCNKKGKFVPISNMYFGKLEKTSLSCKLAVPAGDQDLVDRYTLLMKKRLEIENRLIQRLGRW; encoded by the exons ATGGAAGATTGCTCTCTCCCCCAGGACTCATTGTTTCTTGGTTTTGACTGTTCCACTCA GTCACTGAAGGCAACTGTGTTAGATGCTAATCTTAACATAGTTATATCAGAACTTGTGAATTATGATACTGAATTGCCTCACTACAATACAAAAGGTGGAGTATTTCGAGACCCATTCGTTAATGGCAGAATTGTATCACCAACATTAATGTGGGTTGAAGCACTAGACCTCATTCTCCACAGACTTGAAAAGTCAAATGTTGACTTTGGAAAAATTGCAGCTGTCTCTGGTAGTGCTCAGCAACATGGTAGTGTTTATTGGAAGAATGGGAGTTTTAAGATATTATcatcattggatcctaaaaaacAACTTGTGGATCAATTTCATGATTCTTTTTCGATCAAGGAATCGCCCGTATGGATGGACTGTAGCACCACAGAACAATGCAAAGCTATTGAAGAAGCTGTTGGTGGTGGTTTGGAGTTGGCGAGACTTACTGGTTCTCGTGCACATGAAAGATATGTCGGTCCTCAAATTCGCAAGATCTTTGAAACACAGCCTGAAATTTATCAGAATACAGAGAGGATATCGCTAGTTAGTTCTTTTATGGCGTCGCTCCTTATTGGGGGCTATGCTTGCATTGATCAAACTGATGGGGCGGGAATGAATCTCATGGACATTGAGCACAGAACTTGGTCCAAGATAGCTCTGGAG GCTACTGCACCTGGTTTAGAGGTGAAACTTGGGAAGTTAACTCCCGCTTATGCTGTTGCTGGTTCTATTGTCTCCTATTACGTTGAGAG GTACCACTTCAACAAAAAATGTGTAGTAGTTCAATGGTCTGGAGACAACCCTAACAGCTTAGCAG GTTTGACCCTCAACGCTTATGGAGATCTGGCAATCAGTCTTGGCACAAGTGACACT GTCTTCGGGATTGCCACTGACCATAGACCTAGTCTAGACGGACATGTATTTCCTAATCCGGTCGATACCAAAGGCTTCATGGTAATGTTGGTCTACAAGAATGGGTCTTTGACTCGTGAAG ATGGATCTTGGGAGGCTTTCAATATGTTTCTACAGCAAACTCCACCTCTGAATG TTGGTTTCCACCGCTACATTCTTGATAATTTCATTGGTGACTCCGCGGATGGAGTAGTAGAACGCGAAACAGAGGAGTTTGATCCGCCTTCAGAG GTTCGAGCATTAATTGAGGGGCAGTTGCTCTCCATGCGAGCTCATGCTGAGAGACTTGGAATGCCTTCTCCACCAAAGAGGATTATTGCAACTGGAGGAGCCTCCGCAAATGATCACATACTGAGAATCATTGCTTCCATTTTTGGGTGCAACGTCTATATAGTCCAAAAGCCAG ACTCAGCTTCCCTTGGAGCTGCCTTGAGAGCTGCTCATGGTTGGTTATGCAACAAGAAGGGAAAATTTGTGCCCATCTCTAATATGTATTTCGGGAAATTGGAGAAAACATCCCTAAGCTGCAAGCTTGCGGTGCCTGCTGGAGATCAAGATCTTGTTGACAGATATACTTTGTTGATGAAGAAGAGATTGGAAATTGAGAATCGTCTAATCCAAAGATTGGGACGTTGGTAA
- the LOC107797064 gene encoding xylulose kinase 2 isoform X3 → MEDCSLPQDSLFLGFDCSTQSLKATVLDANLNIVISELVNYDTELPHYNTKGGVFRDPFVNGRIVSPTLMWVEALDLILHRLEKSNVDFGKIAAVSGSAQQHGSVYWKNGSFKILSSLDPKKQLVDQFHDSFSIKESPVWMDCSTTEQCKAIEEAVGGGLELARLTGSRAHERYVGPQIRKIFETQPEIYQNTERISLVSSFMASLLIGGYACIDQTDGAGMNLMDIEHRTWSKIALEATAPGLEVKLGKLTPAYAVAGSIVSYYVERYHFNKKCVVVQWSGDNPNSLAGLTLNAYGDLAISLGTSDTVFGIATDHRPSLDGHVFPNPVDTKGFMVMLVYKNGSLTREDIRDLYADGSWEAFNMFLQQTPPLNVGFHRYILDNFIGDSADGVVERETEEFDPPSEVRALIEGQLLSMRAHAERLGMPSPPKRIIATGGASANDHILRIIASIFGCNVYIVQKPDSASLGAALRAAHGWLCNKKGKFVPISNMYFGKLEKTSLSCKLAVPAGDQDLVDRYTLLMKKRLEIENRLIQRLGRW, encoded by the exons ATGGAAGATTGCTCTCTCCCCCAGGACTCATTGTTTCTTGGTTTTGACTGTTCCACTCA GTCACTGAAGGCAACTGTGTTAGATGCTAATCTTAACATAGTTATATCAGAACTTGTGAATTATGATACTGAATTGCCTCACTACAATACAAAAGGTGGAGTATTTCGAGACCCATTCGTTAATGGCAGAATTGTATCACCAACATTAATGTGGGTTGAAGCACTAGACCTCATTCTCCACAGACTTGAAAAGTCAAATGTTGACTTTGGAAAAATTGCAGCTGTCTCTGGTAGTGCTCAGCAACATGGTAGTGTTTATTGGAAGAATGGGAGTTTTAAGATATTATcatcattggatcctaaaaaacAACTTGTGGATCAATTTCATGATTCTTTTTCGATCAAGGAATCGCCCGTATGGATGGACTGTAGCACCACAGAACAATGCAAAGCTATTGAAGAAGCTGTTGGTGGTGGTTTGGAGTTGGCGAGACTTACTGGTTCTCGTGCACATGAAAGATATGTCGGTCCTCAAATTCGCAAGATCTTTGAAACACAGCCTGAAATTTATCAGAATACAGAGAGGATATCGCTAGTTAGTTCTTTTATGGCGTCGCTCCTTATTGGGGGCTATGCTTGCATTGATCAAACTGATGGGGCGGGAATGAATCTCATGGACATTGAGCACAGAACTTGGTCCAAGATAGCTCTGGAG GCTACTGCACCTGGTTTAGAGGTGAAACTTGGGAAGTTAACTCCCGCTTATGCTGTTGCTGGTTCTATTGTCTCCTATTACGTTGAGAG GTACCACTTCAACAAAAAATGTGTAGTAGTTCAATGGTCTGGAGACAACCCTAACAGCTTAGCAG GTTTGACCCTCAACGCTTATGGAGATCTGGCAATCAGTCTTGGCACAAGTGACACT GTCTTCGGGATTGCCACTGACCATAGACCTAGTCTAGACGGACATGTATTTCCTAATCCGGTCGATACCAAAGGCTTCATGGTAATGTTGGTCTACAAGAATGGGTCTTTGACTCGTGAAG ATATACGTGATCTCTATGCAGATGGATCTTGGGAGGCTTTCAATATGTTTCTACAGCAAACTCCACCTCTGAATG TTGGTTTCCACCGCTACATTCTTGATAATTTCATTGGTGACTCCGCGGATGGAGTAGTAGAACGCGAAACAGAGGAGTTTGATCCGCCTTCAGAG GTTCGAGCATTAATTGAGGGGCAGTTGCTCTCCATGCGAGCTCATGCTGAGAGACTTGGAATGCCTTCTCCACCAAAGAGGATTATTGCAACTGGAGGAGCCTCCGCAAATGATCACATACTGAGAATCATTGCTTCCATTTTTGGGTGCAACGTCTATATAGTCCAAAAGCCAG ACTCAGCTTCCCTTGGAGCTGCCTTGAGAGCTGCTCATGGTTGGTTATGCAACAAGAAGGGAAAATTTGTGCCCATCTCTAATATGTATTTCGGGAAATTGGAGAAAACATCCCTAAGCTGCAAGCTTGCGGTGCCTGCTGGAGATCAAGATCTTGTTGACAGATATACTTTGTTGATGAAGAAGAGATTGGAAATTGAGAATCGTCTAATCCAAAGATTGGGACGTTGGTAA
- the LOC107797065 gene encoding tubulin alpha chain: MRECISIHIGQAGIQVGNACWELYCLEHGIQPDGQMPGDKTVGGGDDAFNTFFSETGAGKHVPRAVFVDLEPTVIDEVRTGTYRQLFHPEQLISGKEDAANNFARGHYTIGKEIVDLCLDRIRKLADNCTGLQGFLVFNAVGGGTGSGLGSLLLERLSVDYGKKSKLGFTIYPSPQVSTSVVEPYNSVLSTHSLLEHTDVAVLLDNEAIYDICRRSLDIERPTYTNLNRLISQVISSLTASLRFDGALNVDVNEFQTNLVPYPRIHFMLSSYAPVISAEKAYHEQLSVAEITNSAFEPSSMMVKCDPRHGKYMACCLMFRGDVVPKDVNAAVATIKTKRTIQFVDWCPTGFKCGINYQPPTVVPGGDLAKVQRAVCMISNSTSVAEVFSRIDHKFDLMYAKRAFVHWYVGEGMEEGEFSEAREDLAALEKDYEEVGAELEEGEEDDHEEY; encoded by the exons TTGGAGGAGGTGATGATGCATTCAACACCTTCTtcagtgaaactggggcaggaaaacACGTCCCTCGTGCTGTCTTTGTGGATCTTGAGCCTACTGTCATTGACGAAGTCAGGACTGGAACATACAGGCAGCTCTTTCACCCTGAGCAGCTTATCAGTGGCAAAGAAGATGCAGCCAACAACTTTGCCCGCGGACATTATACAA TTGGGAAAGAGATAGTTGATCTCTGCTTGGATCGCATCAGGAAGCTTGCAGATAACTGTACTGGTCTTCAAGGTTTTCTGGTTTTCAATGCTGTTGGTGGTGGAACTGGTTCAGGTCTAGGGTCACTTCTGCTGGAGCGTCTCTCTGTGGACTACGGCAAGAAATCAAAACTTGGTTTCACCATTTATCCATCACCACAGGTCTCAACCTCTGTGGTGGAACCTTACAACAGTGTCCTGTCAACCCACTCCCTTCTTGAGCACACTGATGTTGCAGTTCTTCTTGACAATGAGGCCATTTATGACATTTGCAGACGCTCATTGGACATTGAGCGACCCACATACACCAATCTGAACCGACTTATTTCACAG GTCATTTCTTCGTTGACTGCTTCGTTGAGGTTTGATGGGGCACTGAATGTTGATGTGAATGAATTCCAGACCAACCTTGTTCCCTACCCCAGGATTCATTTTATGCTTTCCTCCTATGCTCCTGTCATTTCAGCTGAGAAGGCCTACCATGAGCAGCTCTCAGTTGCAGAGATCACCAACAGTGCTTTTGAGCCATCTTCCATGATGGTTAAGTGTGATCCTCGCCATGGCAAGTACATGGCGTGCTGCCTTATGTTCCGTGGTGATGTTGTGCCAAAGGATGTCAATGCTGCTGTGGCTACCATCAAGACTAAGCGCACCATCCAATTTGTTGACTGGTGCCCTACCGGATTCAAGTGTGGTATCAACTATCAGCCACCAACTGTTGTTCCTGGAGGTGATCTTGCCAAGGTGCAAAGGGCTGTATGTATGATATCCAACTCAACCAGTGTTGCTGAGGTCTTCTCACGCATTGACCACAAGTTCGATCTTATGTATGCCAAACGTGCTTTCGTGCACTGGTATGTTGGTGAGGGTATGGAGGAAGGTGAGTTCAGTGAAGCGCGTGAAGATCTGGCTGCTCTGGAAAAGGATTACGAGGAAGTTGGTGCTGAATTGGAGGAAGGAGAAGAGGATGATCATGAGGAATACTAA